A segment of the Filifactor alocis ATCC 35896 genome:
CCACTGTCTCGTCATCAATATATACTCCGACCGGAACAATATCTACCCACCGTGTCAACAAATTCAATATATGTGGATTGAGCAATGTTCTTGTGCTCAACTCATCCATACAATACACTTCATGATTTTCATTGAATCGGATATCTTCCGTTTCAATTTTTGTCTCATACGGCTGCTTTTCTTTGTGTCCGTTCAACAACTCCATACCGAACATTACTTGTTTTGTCGGAATAATACGAAGATATCCGTTCAGTCCGGTAGGATGCTTGACCATCAATATCTGCCCTTCAAAATCAATTTTTGTCTCTCTATTTCCTTGCATATCTATCTTTTCATGTGTAGAGCGTAAATTGCAAAAATCAGTATTCACTTCATCGCCAAACGAAATATGAAAAAAAGGAACCGGCATGTGTGTAACCGGTGTTGCCGCTCTGAGATAAGGAGTCTCTATTCCGGAATAATATTTTACCGTCGTGTCCGGAAGCACTTCCCTCAACGTAGGTACCGCAAAATCTCGTACATAAGAAAATGTGCTACTATC
Coding sequences within it:
- a CDS encoding DUF3137 domain-containing protein; protein product: MNLKESKFTDGSIVQRLREIESLPENVKNIEKVKSSILGSGFQYSVVWIVMAIVCFLAYVFLQKSIFLVIMLVLLVTPELFLGSTDSSTFSYVRDFAVPTLREVLPDTTVKYYSGIETPYLRAATPVTHMPVPFFHISFGDEVNTDFCNLRSTHEKIDMQGNRETKIDFEGQILMVKHPTGLNGYLRIIPTKQVMFGMELLNGHKEKQPYETKIETEDIRFNENHEVYCMDELSTRTLLNPHILNLLTRWVDIVPVGVYIDDETVVLSFHTKKFLFQIPESALEIEELSLADDYEELQEELSLMYEILGTMNT